Part of the Perognathus longimembris pacificus isolate PPM17 chromosome 1, ASM2315922v1, whole genome shotgun sequence genome, TAAAGCTACAAGTATAGTTTAAGATTTACCATactaaaaatgagataaaattacTCTAAGCATTGGAATGATCTCTTCAAGTTTTCAAAAATGTTGACTTTGAAGCTCAGGATATAGGACATGGGTCCTTTATTTCTGGTCACTTctaagagataagaatctctgaaaCTGGTAGGAAAATGAGTCTGTGACCAAAATGCTTACTCAGTTACTATAGGAGATCAAAGAATATTATACTCAATTGGAACGTACTaagacaaagaattttttttctttgaaaaatatgtagggTTGAGAAAATTTCTGGGATTATCTGTCAAGGTGCTCTCTGAGCCATAATAGTGACGTATTAGGGAAATTCATTGAAAGGTGGGAAGGATAGGAGGTGTGTCTTGTGGGCTCCTACAGTGGTTAGGTAATTCTCAGAAGAAATTAGATAATTGCTGATGTCATATTGTTcacaaggccaaaaaaaaaattggtgtctTGGGGGctataaaaacagtagcttctaCCTGTCTCATCATAAGCAGAATCAACGAAACAGGTAAGTGTTTCGGCAAACTGGTGCTATTCATTAAGCCTGTTTAGTATGATGCTTGTTGTCTAATttgtttccctcatttctttTGTTCCCTCTTCTCTTGCTACTAGGTTCTCCTTTGCAATCACCAATTGTTCAAGTCAGAGTTGTCTGCCATGGCTGCCCTGCAGAAATCTGTGAGCTCTTCCCTCATGGGCACTCTGGCTGCCGGCTGCCTGCTCCTCATTGTTCTGTGGGTACAGGGGGGTACCTCGGTGCCCATCACTTCCAACTGCCGGCTTGATGAGTCTGACTTTCAGCAGCCCTACATCATTAACCGTACCTTCATGCTGGCCGAGGAGGTATGTACCCCAATCTCGCTCTGTCACTGTATGGACGGGGGATCCAATCGCTCTTAACATTTTCTTGGGAGGACTTCTAAGATCTCTGGAAACACAACATTTATTCCCACAGAAAAGGATTTTCTGTGTTTCCTTCGACTCTTTGACgacctgattttctttcttttttttttttaaatcacaactcTATTTTGGCCTTTAGGACATGCACATTCAGTTTTATCCAAAGAAGAGCCACTCAGGGGctcattttattattaaggttTGCTTTACCTCTCTGTGCATTATTCTGAAGTCAAGTACATTCCTGGCCTCTGCCGTGAGTCTTCATGGGGTTTCCTTGGGGGTAAGGGAAGGCATGCATCTCCACTTGCAAGTCTTTTCTTTGGTCTCCTCAGTTATCCAGGCACTtagtcttttcttctcttccaggcTAGCTTTGCAGACAACAACACAGATGTCCGGCTCATTGGGGACAAACTGTTCCGAGGAGTCCATGTAAGCAATGAGAGGCGCATGGAGCACAGCTGGTATGGTGGATGGGTCTTTGGGATGTTCCTTGATATGACCCTTTCCTACTCTCCTTCTACCTGCAGGTGAAAAAGCATTGCTACCTGATGAAACAGGTGCTCAACTTCACCCTTGAGGAAGTACTGCTCCCCTACTCTGACAGATTCCAGCCCTACATGCAAGAAGTGGTACCCTTCCTGGTTAGGCTCAGTGGCCAGCTCAACCAATGTGTAAGTCCTTCTCTCAGTTACATTTACCCACTCCCAGTTCCctacctcccctccttcccttcagaGTTCTTTCCCTCATCCCTCACTCTTTCCAGTCCTACATGGACAGTGAGAAAGGCTGCAGGAAATGATCACCGGGACTCATTTGGAAGTAATGGCAGATTAGCTGCCTTTGCTTTGAGTCCCTTTGACTTTACAGTGAATGGTGAGTGGATTTGGAAGATAAGTGTAAAGAAACTTCATTTGTTTGCTGGTGGAAAGACAGCCACTCAGATTATTACAATAAGCTGTTGGAAATCTAATAAAAAGCATGCTTCCATGCAGAAAGGGATCCAGTGGGCATAAATTGCAGGTGAGAGGGAGAGGCGCAGAAAGCAATGGGAAGGCTCCTCGGTGAGGGGTAGGAAAAAAGAATCCCTTTTTGACATAgtaggaagtgaaaaaaaaatcaaaggtgtGAGAACTTTATTCCTCTGAATACTTATAACTATGAAACATATTGGAGAAGAGTGAGCAGTATCAAGggttcctggtatttattttaatttaaattttttgtgctatcttggggcttgaactcagggtctgggtgctatgtctgaacttttgtgctcaaggctagccctttctGTCAttgtttggtgcttaattggagataagagtctcatggactttcctacctgagctggctttgaacagaaggccttagatctcagcctcctgagtagctaggattacaggcatgagccaccgtgccTGGCTTATTCTATCGATTTTCCCGTAAGATGTTTTATGCATGATTCGTGTTCTGAAGTTGTGATTTTAATGAGGTACAGCTAGGGTTTTACTCCTGCTAAGATTGGGGCAAAGAGCTCCATTCTTGCTGCACCCGAAGGGGTACTCATAGGATTTCCACAAGGCGAAGAAAGGTTCTCTCTAAAGAAAGCACCTGTATTTTGCTGTCCAAGAGAATGCAACAGCTCAGAAAATCTAGGTCATTGGTGAAATGTAGGTCACTGTGGGTAAAATTACCGAGCGTTTCCTCTCCAGGTAAATTGTCATGTGCCTCCTAAGACTTCAGTGCAACAAGGTTAAAACAGCccctctccttttcatttttgtagCACATCATGGGTAATGACCAGCAAGTCCAGAGGAAGGTCCAACAGTTGAAGGACACAGTAAAAATGGTATTACTGATAAATGTTAATGCTATATCATACAATTGCAGAGacaaatgcttttctttctttgcttttcttcccctATGCCACTTTGTAGTATTTTACTTGGTTTTCCTGTTCTACTGACTACTAAAGTGCATGTGTATAGCTGTGTCTACTTATATCTGTAAAACAACTTCCAAATCTTAAAGTTCTTGAGTGAGCAGGAAAGTTAGGTCATTTAATCTCATTATTCTATGCTCTGGGTTTGGCTGATGGCAGAGCCAAGGCTAAAGTGTAACTCTCTTAATTCTCAGGTTAGTATTTTTCCCCGAAGCTATATATAAATTGGTTTTAGTATTGTTAAGTTTGGGGACAATTTTAAGACTCCACTGACTCATTCAGTTTGTAGtggtattttcttaaaattggaACAGTGCCTagatataaatttatttaaagtttattaaaatttatttttaagctatTTATTTGGCACTCTAAAACTTAGAAAAACCAATCTAGATCATTAGTAGTAAAACACTGGATAAATGATGGAGTTTCTGGAGTGGATTCTGGGCTAAATTTCTGGTATCACTTatgcttatattttaaattatcttaataTAGTACCCAGTAGCAATTGGCTTTAGTTTAAAACTGCAAGTTGAACCAATTCCTGATTCATTTTACATGGTTAAAATGGAGTTAAAATATAAGCCATGAATTTATTATAATGAAATCAAAGTTTGAGTTGGaagcctttcttcctctttctatctttctctcttgtcttcctttcttttcttttccttctctcttttcttttccttctttctttccttcctttcttccttccttctttccttttcaccctttttgtttcttctttttctccctcaacAATTCCCTAATGAATATTTATGTACTGTGAGAAATGTACTTTTCTATAGTGATTAATAACATTATGTagcctttgggctggggataacAGTGGGAATAtgactcatccccaaaccagataaatgATTGGCAGCAGTGAAAGTGTTACTCTTGACAACTATGCGCAATTATATGCTGAGGAACATGAAAGCTCTAGGTGATGGGATTTTCAGTAATATACTTAATCTCAATTCTCCCTCTATTCCACTTCAAGTTTTTAACTGTCTTCCTAACATAGTTTAGCAAActtgactatttttttctttaactgctGAAGGTCTTatagtttctcttctttttactgTGAAATTCAATTCTTTTGTTAAAGAGCTATTACGTAAACAGAGGGCTGAATGTTAGCATGTCATAGACATGACATGTTTTGTACttcttgtgttaaaaaaaaaaacctgctcagATGTCAGCTTATTTTGTTGTCTTTAGAAAACTGATGTGTGGAAATATATTGCAGATGAGATCTCTGTgtgaaaacagatttttaaaaagcctttacTCCATTTAGAAAGGATCAAGTTTGATTTCTACAATAGGTTGCCACTTGAAATAGTGattatgttttttttcctctgtagcATCAAGATGCACAGGCAAGAGCCGAATAGTGTTTGAAGAAAGCTCAGTAGGAGGAAAGATTGATTAGGATAGTCTGAAATGAAAGGGCAATCATGGGAGGTATAATTCCTTCTCATTGAGTGAGAGCTAAGAACAAGCTATGTGTAGCAGAATGGAAGCCAAAGGGCAAAGTAAGCTGTGAAAGTCTTCATTGTCTTGGGAATCTTTGAGCATCATAGAAAGACATGTAAAACAATGTTGTTTGACATTGTAGCAAAGGAAATATGGAAAAATGGTATTGGggggaaggaagcaggaagagaaaagagaacaaaatagaGAGGAAAATGATGATAGGATTTTTCTTGGAATGTTGTAGGGCAAATTTAATAGATTAGGTGAATTTCAGAGGAAGATGCTTTGGAGTTGAATTTGAGCTTTCTCTGCCATGATCTTTGAGAGCCTTGTCTGCATTCTacttggaaagagaaagaatcacTTGTATTTGGCTTTTTACTAAAGTAACTGGAAAggaaatatttcatgttttcccCACAAAAGTgaaaacttttggcttttttcctttgtcaagAAGATGGGAACAGAAAATTCCCAAGAGTGTTAGCAAATGTGTGGCTTTGGTTCAAGGTTCTTAAGATGAGGTGACTTTAAGAGATGATGGTGGAGAGTTGTAGGGCTCTGCAGCAGGGAAAGCCATTAGTGGTCTCAGCATACTTCAGTGTATGCTTGATCTGACAGGAGCTGCCTAGTTTTCTCTGATAcccactaattttttaaaatttattttagtcaACATATAATAAGTAATTTATAGGtaaaatgtgatgttttgatCTTTGCATACATTGTGATTCAGCTAAGCTAATTAA contains:
- the Il22 gene encoding interleukin-22, with translation MAALQKSVSSSLMGTLAAGCLLLIVLWVQGGTSVPITSNCRLDESDFQQPYIINRTFMLAEEASFADNNTDVRLIGDKLFRGVHVKKHCYLMKQVLNFTLEEVLLPYSDRFQPYMQEVVPFLVRLSGQLNQCHIMGNDQQVQRKVQQLKDTVKMLGESGEIKAIGELNLLFIALKNACI